In one window of Candidatus Methylarchaceae archaeon HK02M2 DNA:
- a CDS encoding ABC transporter ATP-binding protein: MKVVIHTDSLSKHYGKGGEIKAVDELDLEVYEGETFGLLGPNGAGKTTTVRLLNCIIKPTRGTASVNGYDILKDETEVKRVTGLLAESPGLYEKLSAYEFLEFMGALYDVPKNIMPERIDDLLKLFGLYERRDYLLEGYSRGMKQKILIAAALIHDPPILFFDEPTSMLDPRAALMVKDLIKGLADKVGKTIFICSHILPIVEELCDRIGIINQGKLIALGTIDEIINQTKTNTLERAFIAITGGVEEKELLAWREQRGASA; encoded by the coding sequence ATGAAGGTTGTAATCCATACTGATTCATTGTCTAAGCATTATGGCAAGGGTGGTGAGATTAAGGCAGTAGATGAGTTAGATCTGGAAGTTTATGAGGGAGAAACTTTCGGTCTTTTAGGTCCAAATGGGGCAGGTAAGACAACGACCGTTCGCTTGTTAAACTGTATAATAAAGCCGACAAGGGGTACAGCCTCCGTGAACGGTTATGACATCCTCAAAGACGAAACAGAAGTGAAGAGAGTCACAGGCTTGCTTGCTGAATCTCCAGGATTATACGAGAAGCTTAGCGCTTATGAATTTCTGGAGTTCATGGGAGCCCTTTACGATGTTCCCAAAAATATTATGCCTGAAAGGATAGATGACCTACTAAAGCTATTCGGACTTTATGAGAGACGTGACTACCTGCTTGAAGGCTACAGCCGAGGTATGAAACAAAAGATTTTGATAGCAGCGGCTCTGATTCATGATCCTCCTATTCTTTTCTTTGACGAACCTACCTCTATGCTAGACCCCCGCGCTGCTCTAATGGTGAAGGATCTGATAAAGGGATTAGCAGACAAGGTAGGGAAGACCATCTTCATCTGTAGCCATATTCTACCAATCGTGGAGGAGTTATGTGATAGAATAGGTATAATCAACCAAGGCAAACTCATCGCTTTAGGCACTATAGATGAAATCATTAATCAGACAAAAACGAATACATTGGAAAGGGCTTTCATCGCTATAACAGGGGGAGTGGAGGAGAAGGAGCTATTGGCGTGGAGGGAGCAGAGAGGTGCTAGTGCCTAA